One Thalassotalea atypica DNA window includes the following coding sequences:
- the polA gene encoding DNA polymerase I gives MSNSNLSPLILVDGSSYLFRAYHVPYLQALSTADGQPTGAITGVLNMIKSLEKDYPGGNVVVVFDAKGKTFRNDMYPEYKANRPPMPDDLRTQIAPLHEIIEAMGLPLLVIEGVEADDVIGTLAKQACDAGIETVISTGDKDMAQLVSANVRLINTMTNVEMDEAGVIEKFGVRPDQIIDYLALMGDKVDNIPGVNKCGPKTAVKWLLEHGTIEQVMANADSVKGKIGEHLRAALDHLPLSYDLATIKLDVKLEQQVQELLPTKPNKDKLIELYSKFELRRLLADINKDETGSEQSSHKEQDSDSVEEVTFDDVDVEYDVVLDQASFDKWLDKLKKAEYFSFDTETTSVDYMQAELVGLSFAVETGKAAYVPVAHDYLGAPTQLSRDFVLSALKPLLEDETLAKVGQHLKYDANVLSHYDIKLRGVAFDTMLESYCLNSVATRHNMDALADKYLGYKTVKFDDIAGKGKKQLTFNQIEIEKAGHYAAEDADITLRLHEAIYGKLKKSSAQLSVYEDIELPLMPVLSRMEQGGVLIDSDMLAEQSQLIGSRLAELEIEAHNIAGKSFNLSSPKQLQEILFEELKIPVIKKTPKGAPSTAEEVLQELALDYPLPKVILEHRGLSKLKSTYTDKLPLLVQPKTGRVHTSYHQAVAATGRLSSTDPNLQNIPIRSEEGRKIRNAFIAPEQYKIVAIDYSQIELRIMAHLSNDPGLVSAFSEGKDVHSATAAEIFGVTVDEVTSDQRRSAKAINFGLIYGMSAFGLSKQIGVGRNQAQAYMDKYFERYPGVLTYMEETREKANEQGYVETLYGRRLYLPDIKARNQARKKAAERAAINAPMQGTAADIIKKAMLAVDSWISQQSNDHVKMTMQVHDELIFEIHQDHVDEITKQLVEIMNNAVDLNVPLIAEAGVGDNWEQAH, from the coding sequence ATGTCAAATTCCAACCTCAGTCCACTTATCTTAGTGGATGGTTCTTCCTATTTATTTCGTGCATATCACGTCCCATACTTACAGGCGCTTTCAACAGCCGATGGCCAGCCAACAGGCGCTATTACCGGCGTTTTAAACATGATCAAAAGTCTGGAAAAAGATTATCCAGGTGGTAATGTCGTTGTTGTTTTTGATGCAAAGGGTAAAACGTTTAGAAATGACATGTACCCAGAGTACAAAGCCAATCGTCCTCCAATGCCTGATGATCTGCGAACGCAGATCGCGCCATTACATGAAATTATAGAGGCAATGGGTTTGCCATTACTTGTGATTGAAGGTGTTGAGGCGGATGATGTTATTGGCACTTTAGCCAAACAAGCATGTGATGCCGGAATAGAAACGGTAATTTCAACTGGTGATAAAGATATGGCCCAGTTGGTTTCAGCTAACGTGCGTTTGATCAATACAATGACGAACGTTGAAATGGATGAAGCCGGTGTAATTGAAAAGTTTGGTGTAAGACCAGATCAGATTATTGATTATTTGGCACTAATGGGAGACAAAGTTGACAATATACCCGGCGTGAATAAGTGTGGACCAAAAACAGCGGTTAAATGGTTACTAGAACATGGCACTATTGAACAGGTCATGGCAAATGCTGACAGTGTTAAAGGTAAGATAGGGGAGCATTTAAGAGCAGCTCTTGATCACTTACCACTATCTTATGACCTAGCCACGATAAAGCTTGATGTAAAATTAGAGCAACAAGTACAAGAGCTTTTACCGACTAAGCCAAATAAAGACAAATTAATAGAGCTCTATAGTAAGTTTGAACTAAGACGCTTACTTGCGGATATCAACAAAGACGAGACAGGATCTGAACAGTCTTCACATAAAGAGCAGGACTCTGATAGCGTAGAGGAAGTAACATTCGACGACGTCGACGTAGAGTATGATGTAGTGTTAGACCAAGCATCCTTTGATAAATGGCTTGATAAGCTTAAGAAAGCAGAATATTTCTCGTTTGATACCGAAACAACTAGTGTTGATTATATGCAAGCAGAATTGGTAGGTCTTTCTTTTGCCGTTGAAACAGGAAAAGCTGCTTACGTGCCAGTAGCTCATGATTATCTAGGCGCTCCAACGCAACTGTCTAGAGATTTTGTCCTCTCAGCATTGAAACCATTACTTGAAGACGAAACCTTAGCTAAAGTCGGACAACACCTTAAATATGACGCCAACGTGTTAAGCCATTACGATATTAAATTGCGAGGTGTCGCGTTTGATACCATGTTGGAATCGTACTGTTTGAATAGTGTTGCTACGCGTCACAATATGGATGCGTTAGCAGACAAATATTTAGGCTATAAGACGGTAAAATTTGACGATATTGCTGGTAAGGGAAAAAAACAATTAACCTTTAACCAAATAGAAATTGAGAAAGCAGGGCATTACGCAGCAGAAGACGCAGATATTACTTTGCGACTTCATGAAGCGATCTATGGGAAGTTAAAAAAGTCGTCGGCTCAATTATCTGTTTATGAAGACATTGAGTTACCACTTATGCCAGTGTTAAGTCGTATGGAACAAGGTGGTGTACTGATCGACAGCGATATGCTTGCGGAGCAAAGTCAGCTGATTGGAAGCCGCTTGGCGGAGCTCGAAATAGAAGCACACAATATCGCGGGTAAAAGTTTTAATTTGAGTTCACCAAAGCAACTGCAAGAGATATTGTTTGAAGAGTTGAAAATTCCAGTCATCAAGAAAACACCGAAAGGGGCACCTTCTACTGCGGAAGAAGTACTTCAAGAATTGGCTTTAGATTATCCATTGCCAAAAGTTATATTAGAGCATCGTGGTTTGAGTAAGCTAAAGTCAACTTACACAGATAAATTACCTCTATTGGTGCAGCCGAAAACGGGGCGAGTGCATACTTCTTATCACCAAGCTGTCGCAGCGACTGGCCGACTTTCATCAACCGATCCGAACTTGCAAAATATCCCGATCAGAAGTGAAGAGGGTCGAAAAATTAGAAACGCATTTATTGCACCAGAACAATATAAAATAGTTGCTATTGATTACTCGCAAATTGAATTACGTATTATGGCACACTTATCCAATGATCCTGGCTTAGTGTCGGCATTTTCGGAAGGTAAAGATGTACATAGTGCAACAGCAGCAGAAATATTTGGGGTAACCGTTGATGAGGTAACGAGTGATCAACGTCGCAGTGCGAAAGCGATTAATTTTGGTTTGATTTACGGTATGTCGGCGTTTGGCTTGTCTAAGCAAATTGGCGTAGGGCGAAACCAAGCACAAGCATATATGGATAAGTACTTCGAACGCTACCCAGGTGTTTTAACCTATATGGAAGAAACTCGAGAAAAAGCGAATGAACAAGGTTATGTCGAAACCTTATACGGACGTCGATTATATTTGCCAGATATTAAGGCAAGAAACCAAGCGAGAAAGAAGGCAGCAGAAAGAGCGGCGATTAACGCACCGATGCAGGGGACGGCGGCAGACATCATCAAAAAAGCTATGCTAGCGGTCGATAGTTGGATTAGTCAGCAATCGAATGATCATGTAAAAATGACCATGCAAGTACACGATGAACTTATCTTTGAGATCCATCAAGATCATGTAGATGAAATAACAAAGCAACTTGTTGAGATTATGAATAACGCAGTGGACTTAAATGTTCCATTAATTGCTGAGGCAGGTGTTGGTGATAATTGGGAACAAGCACACTAA
- a CDS encoding patatin-like phospholipase family protein codes for MSKLILSLDGGGIRGAATTQFLAHVEEELQKKGTTLRACVDFYAGTSTGSIIALALATTDMSMKQINNLYNYDTAQKIFTENKGWFEIDGVNAPKYEAKEKTQVLKANFKDAKIEHAIKAGKQVLAVTYAIEKRRPMIIKSTKADYLSLHSYQVADASSAAPTYFPTKEVDLPPDNDEAWLIDGGVIANNPTMCAIAEARRHWKNESISDLRVLSIGTGFMTRKINGPESKKWGALQWMTKGKILDILSDERVVAYQGITMMDRGTYIRVNAKLKEQPGLPTPPDDAMDDVSKTNIRRLKLLGDFWFDQYGKAVVELLVGEYQGPSLDRIDPKTGKPIEHK; via the coding sequence ATGTCAAAACTCATTTTATCTTTAGACGGCGGTGGTATTCGCGGCGCAGCGACCACCCAATTTCTAGCTCATGTCGAAGAAGAACTACAGAAAAAAGGAACCACGTTACGAGCGTGCGTCGATTTTTATGCCGGGACCAGTACTGGCAGTATTATCGCTCTTGCATTAGCTACCACCGATATGTCGATGAAGCAAATCAATAACTTGTACAACTATGACACCGCACAAAAAATATTTACTGAAAATAAAGGGTGGTTTGAAATCGATGGCGTCAACGCGCCTAAATATGAAGCTAAAGAGAAAACACAAGTCCTCAAAGCTAATTTCAAAGACGCTAAAATTGAGCATGCTATAAAAGCCGGTAAACAGGTATTAGCGGTCACCTATGCCATTGAAAAACGTCGCCCCATGATCATCAAGTCGACAAAGGCTGATTATTTGTCTTTGCATTCCTACCAGGTAGCGGATGCTTCTAGTGCCGCGCCGACTTACTTCCCAACTAAAGAAGTCGATTTACCACCTGACAACGATGAGGCGTGGCTTATTGATGGAGGTGTTATCGCCAACAACCCCACCATGTGCGCAATAGCAGAAGCAAGGCGACACTGGAAGAATGAATCCATAAGTGATTTACGTGTGCTGTCGATTGGCACCGGTTTTATGACACGAAAAATCAATGGACCGGAATCGAAGAAATGGGGAGCATTGCAATGGATGACTAAAGGCAAAATTTTAGACATTCTCAGTGATGAACGCGTTGTTGCTTATCAAGGCATCACAATGATGGATCGGGGAACGTATATCCGTGTAAATGCCAAATTGAAGGAACAACCGGGATTACCTACCCCACCAGATGATGCAATGGACGATGTCAGTAAAACCAACATTCGCCGTTTAAAATTACTCGGTGATTTTTGGTTTGATCAATATGGTAAAGCCGTTGTTGAATTGCTTGTTGGCGAATATCAAGGTCCATCGCTTGATAGAATTGACCCAAAAACGGGCAAACCGATAGAACATAAGTAA
- a CDS encoding sensor domain-containing diguanylate cyclase: protein MFLLFGHIDRKLASFFAVCARQWTVYVGYSVVLLLLSMRISTAGERVVVPQFNDGTLGKYTQYFQDQSGSLSFEQAHQIFKASTVRQGNANSISLGLDVAPVWMKFTIHNLEVEAQNYRLSIETPWLDYVDTWLVKDGQVVQHIQGGDAFPFAKRPMPYRFYAFEHPYSSGTTDVFIRIETKGPMAIPIQFSSIEKAVQRDINNGYQYGMLYGIMLALALYNLVLYVFIRQKEYGLYSVYLIGFVLNSLSYTGQLHTIIIEDYGPYFQDWLDIFLMITYSVAGLHFARALLKTKDYAPRLDRFVLRTTVIIPMGMLIGFVLNQLFFSMLLAFLLNTCFVVLFVAMGVKAFTEQKPLAVIFLLSSVTAAICITVSTLAVAGFFVPYNDYTFKAIEVGMAVEAILLAIILARQFRMAQLDKLIAETYARTDTLTQLNNRRGFQDLSQPIWQNLVREKREASIVLIDIDYFKRFNDQYGHDIGDTVLKEVAQCISKACRKGDVSARWGGEEFIVFLPETAQSQAIVHAERIREAISSLTLNVIRVPISITASFGVAGTVNSKFIDQALCMETLEPMINQADRALYVAKQSGKNQVQVN from the coding sequence ATGTTTTTACTTTTCGGCCACATTGACAGAAAACTCGCAAGCTTTTTTGCTGTATGCGCTCGTCAATGGACCGTTTATGTGGGCTATAGTGTGGTGTTACTGTTGTTATCTATGCGCATCAGTACAGCAGGAGAGCGCGTTGTAGTGCCACAATTTAATGACGGAACCTTAGGTAAATATACCCAATACTTTCAAGATCAAAGCGGCAGCTTGTCGTTTGAGCAAGCGCACCAAATTTTTAAAGCTTCAACGGTTCGACAAGGTAACGCTAATTCTATTTCTCTAGGCCTTGATGTTGCACCTGTATGGATGAAATTTACGATTCATAACCTTGAGGTAGAAGCACAAAATTACCGCCTGTCGATTGAAACTCCTTGGCTTGACTATGTTGATACATGGTTAGTAAAAGACGGACAAGTGGTTCAACACATCCAAGGAGGTGATGCTTTTCCATTTGCGAAACGACCGATGCCTTACCGCTTTTATGCGTTTGAACATCCGTATTCTTCGGGCACAACTGACGTGTTTATTCGTATCGAAACTAAAGGACCTATGGCGATCCCAATCCAATTTAGTTCAATAGAAAAAGCCGTCCAAAGGGACATTAACAATGGCTATCAATACGGTATGCTTTACGGCATCATGCTGGCGCTTGCCCTCTATAATTTGGTGCTGTATGTTTTTATTCGTCAAAAAGAGTATGGATTATACAGCGTCTACCTTATTGGCTTTGTGCTAAATAGCTTGTCTTATACGGGACAACTACACACCATTATCATCGAAGATTACGGCCCTTATTTTCAAGATTGGTTAGATATCTTCTTGATGATCACCTATAGCGTGGCGGGTTTGCACTTCGCGCGTGCTTTGCTGAAAACGAAAGACTATGCTCCTAGGTTAGATCGATTTGTATTACGTACAACAGTGATTATCCCTATGGGTATGTTGATTGGCTTCGTGCTCAATCAGCTCTTTTTTTCAATGTTGTTGGCGTTTCTATTAAACACGTGTTTCGTGGTGTTATTTGTTGCGATGGGTGTCAAGGCGTTTACAGAGCAAAAACCACTTGCTGTGATTTTTTTATTGTCTTCAGTGACTGCAGCAATTTGTATAACGGTATCCACGCTGGCGGTTGCTGGATTTTTCGTTCCATATAATGACTACACATTTAAAGCGATTGAAGTCGGCATGGCGGTTGAAGCAATTTTGCTTGCAATCATATTGGCACGACAATTTCGTATGGCGCAGCTCGATAAGCTGATTGCAGAAACTTACGCTCGAACAGATACCTTAACTCAGCTCAATAACCGACGCGGATTTCAAGATCTATCACAACCCATTTGGCAAAATTTAGTGCGTGAAAAACGTGAAGCATCTATTGTGCTGATCGATATCGACTATTTTAAGCGTTTTAATGATCAATATGGCCATGATATTGGTGATACTGTCCTCAAAGAGGTAGCACAATGCATCAGTAAGGCTTGTCGTAAAGGAGATGTATCAGCACGTTGGGGGGGAGAGGAATTTATTGTTTTCTTACCTGAAACAGCTCAATCTCAAGCAATAGTCCATGCAGAGCGGATCAGAGAGGCAATATCATCACTAACGTTGAATGTGATAAGAGTTCCAATTTCGATTACCGCCAGTTTCGGTGTTGCTGGCACAGTTAATAGTAAATTTATTGATCAAGCATTGTGTATGGAGACCCTTGAGCCGATGATCAATCAAGCTGACCGTGCTTTGTATGTCGCTAAGCAAAGCGGTAAAAATCAAGTGCAAGTGAATTAG